A single region of the Streptomyces sp. NBC_01803 genome encodes:
- a CDS encoding PDR/VanB family oxidoreductase yields the protein MSSILPPDLYGRRRGDRYLRFLTRLVDAYLPTATKTDRYARPRPVPPLDLVVAARESVAEDVVSLLLAAPDGGELPRWQPGAHLDLRLPSGRTRQYSLCGDPADRHAYRIAVRRVDTGGGGSAEVHRDLPVDTRLTVRGPRNAFPFAAEPAVLLIAGGIGITPILPMAAEAIRRGLDWRLVHTGRTRASLPFAARVAELAERHPGRVLTLPDDEHGVPDGERLLALAPAGAAVYCCGPAPMLDSVRAALDTGPATALHFERFAPAPIVDGRPFTLRLRRTGEELPVPADRSALDVLRERDPATPYSCRQGFCGVCRQRVTGGTPEHRDRRLTERERAEGDMLVCVSRAAEGACLELDL from the coding sequence ATGAGCAGCATCCTGCCGCCGGACCTCTACGGCCGACGACGCGGCGACCGCTACCTGCGCTTCCTGACCCGGCTGGTGGACGCCTATCTGCCCACCGCCACCAAGACGGACCGGTACGCGCGTCCCCGCCCCGTGCCGCCGCTCGACCTGGTGGTGGCCGCCCGCGAGAGCGTCGCCGAGGACGTCGTCTCGCTGCTGCTGGCCGCGCCCGACGGCGGCGAGCTGCCCCGCTGGCAGCCCGGCGCCCACCTGGATCTGCGGCTGCCCTCCGGCCGCACCCGGCAGTACTCGCTGTGCGGGGACCCGGCCGACCGCCATGCCTACCGGATCGCGGTCCGCCGCGTCGACACGGGCGGCGGCGGCTCGGCCGAGGTGCACCGGGACCTGCCGGTGGACACGCGGCTGACCGTGCGCGGGCCGCGCAACGCCTTCCCGTTCGCCGCCGAGCCCGCCGTGCTGCTGATCGCGGGCGGGATCGGCATCACCCCGATCCTGCCGATGGCCGCCGAGGCGATCCGGCGCGGTCTGGACTGGCGTCTGGTCCACACCGGCCGCACCCGCGCCTCCCTGCCGTTCGCGGCGCGCGTCGCCGAGTTGGCCGAGCGGCACCCGGGCCGGGTGCTGACGCTGCCCGACGACGAGCACGGCGTGCCCGACGGGGAACGGCTGCTCGCCCTCGCCCCGGCCGGCGCGGCCGTCTACTGCTGCGGGCCGGCGCCCATGCTCGACTCCGTCCGCGCGGCCCTCGACACCGGCCCGGCGACCGCGCTGCACTTCGAGCGGTTCGCGCCCGCGCCGATCGTCGACGGCCGCCCGTTCACGCTGCGGCTGCGCCGCACGGGCGAGGAGCTGCCGGTGCCCGCCGACCGCTCCGCGCTCGACGTGCTGCGCGAACGCGACCCCGCCACGCCCTACTCCTGCCGCCAGGGCTTCTGCGGAGTCTGCCGGCAACGGGTGACCGGCGGCACCCCCGAGCACCGCGACCGCAGGCTCACCGAACGCGAGCGTGCCGAGGGCGACATGCTCGTCTGCGTGTCCCGCGCCGCCGAGGGCGCCTGCCTGGAGCTGGACCTCTAG
- a CDS encoding M24 family metallopeptidase → MSPSAPARGSRSRAAPPAFPFDDHDLGRFREVQRLAYHCAEEVAAWLAPGVTEREAAARLRRALTSAGVRDFFHVPFAWFGDRTAFRHFRTPLQFFPGGRRLAEGEPFVLDCAPVVDGYTADIGYGGTLGDNPVWNALDRDLGAYRELILREVRRRRPLAEVYGAVDALIARHGYDNRHRVYPGRVIGHQVTRLTARGPAGVTMFGFGVRTLQTLGRELIGERLRGRSPLWADGRASRHAPTPGLWAVEPHIGFRDVGLKFEELLVVTEDDAHWLDDDLPHVRRWRDRAAAQDDTVGRADR, encoded by the coding sequence ATGAGCCCGTCCGCACCCGCCCGTGGGTCGCGTTCCCGCGCCGCCCCGCCCGCCTTCCCGTTCGACGACCACGACCTCGGCCGCTTCCGCGAGGTCCAGCGGCTCGCCTACCACTGCGCGGAGGAGGTCGCCGCCTGGCTCGCGCCCGGCGTCACCGAACGCGAGGCCGCGGCCCGGCTGCGCCGCGCGCTGACCTCGGCCGGGGTCAGGGACTTCTTCCACGTGCCGTTCGCGTGGTTCGGCGACCGCACGGCCTTCCGGCACTTCAGGACCCCGCTCCAGTTCTTCCCCGGCGGGCGGCGGCTGGCCGAGGGCGAGCCGTTCGTGCTGGACTGCGCGCCCGTCGTGGACGGCTACACCGCCGACATCGGCTACGGCGGCACGCTCGGCGACAACCCGGTGTGGAACGCCCTCGACCGCGACCTGGGCGCCTACCGGGAGCTGATCCTGCGCGAGGTCCGGCGGCGCAGGCCGCTGGCCGAGGTGTACGGCGCGGTGGACGCGCTCATCGCCCGGCACGGCTACGACAACCGGCACCGCGTCTATCCCGGGCGGGTCATCGGCCACCAGGTCACCCGTCTCACGGCCCGCGGACCGGCCGGGGTCACGATGTTCGGGTTCGGCGTGCGGACCCTCCAGACGCTGGGCCGCGAGCTGATCGGCGAGCGGTTGCGGGGCCGTTCCCCGCTGTGGGCCGACGGCCGCGCCTCGCGCCACGCGCCCACGCCCGGACTGTGGGCCGTGGAGCCGCACATCGGGTTCCGGGACGTGGGGCTGAAGTTCGAGGAGCTGCTGGTGGTCACCGAGGACGACGCCCACTGGCTGGACGACGATCTGCCGCACGTCCGCCGCTGGCGGGACCGCGCGGCGGCCCAGGACGACACCGTGGGAAGGGCTGACCGATGA
- a CDS encoding SDR family oxidoreductase, whose translation MNTTEAPRRRTVTSGDVSLAVYEQGEPEHPTVLLVHGYPDNHQVWDDVAADLAADHHVVRYDVRGAGGSDHPAHRDDYALEALARDLFAVAEATSPGRPVHVVAHDWGSIQSWEAVTDRAAPGRIASYTSLSGPCLDHVAHWTRHRYRHPTPRHLVQLLNQAAHSWYIAAFHVPALAPAVWRYGLAARWGTVLRTLEGVRPRPGHPRPDLAGDAVRGIELYRANMLPRLRNPRRRPTLLPVQLITLTKDHYVSPALAEGAAPWVPNLWRRSIPATHWSALLGKGTTVARMVREFVGHHEGTPAAPQLDRARRRREADAERPFTGQLAVVTGAGSGIGRATALAFAEQGADVVVCDIDAEAAERTAALARLLGAEASAYRVDVSDGAAVDAFAAEVAAGHGVPDIVVNNAGVGHAGSFLETTEKEWRRVLDVNLWGVIHGCRAFGALLTERNEGGHIVNVASAAAYLPSRALAAYATSKAAVVMLSDCLRAEVAGAGIGVSAICPGVIKTDITRTTTFSGLGAEEQDERRRRATDAYSRRNYPPEKVAAQILRAVRSNRAVVPVTPEARVGRLVSRVSPGLLRKAARFPR comes from the coding sequence ATGAACACCACCGAGGCGCCGCGCCGCCGCACGGTCACGTCCGGCGACGTCTCGCTCGCCGTTTACGAACAGGGCGAGCCCGAGCACCCCACCGTGCTCCTCGTGCACGGCTATCCCGACAACCATCAGGTCTGGGACGACGTGGCGGCCGACCTCGCCGCCGACCACCACGTGGTCCGTTACGACGTGCGCGGCGCGGGCGGCTCCGACCATCCCGCCCACCGCGACGACTACGCCCTGGAGGCGCTGGCCCGCGACCTGTTCGCGGTGGCCGAGGCCACCAGCCCCGGCCGCCCGGTGCACGTCGTCGCCCACGACTGGGGCTCGATCCAGTCCTGGGAGGCGGTCACCGACCGCGCCGCGCCCGGCCGCATCGCGTCGTACACCTCACTGTCCGGCCCGTGCCTGGACCACGTCGCCCACTGGACGCGCCACCGCTACCGGCACCCCACCCCCCGCCACCTCGTCCAGCTCCTCAACCAGGCGGCGCACTCCTGGTACATCGCCGCCTTCCACGTGCCCGCGCTCGCCCCCGCGGTGTGGCGGTACGGCCTGGCCGCGCGCTGGGGCACGGTACTGCGGACGCTGGAGGGCGTCCGGCCGCGCCCCGGGCACCCGCGGCCGGACCTGGCCGGCGACGCGGTGCGCGGCATCGAGCTCTACCGCGCCAACATGCTGCCGCGCCTGCGCAATCCGCGCCGGCGCCCGACGCTGCTGCCGGTGCAGCTCATCACCCTGACCAAGGACCACTACGTGAGCCCCGCGCTGGCCGAGGGCGCCGCGCCCTGGGTGCCGAACCTGTGGCGGCGCTCCATCCCCGCCACCCACTGGTCCGCGCTGCTGGGCAAGGGCACGACCGTGGCCCGGATGGTCCGCGAGTTCGTCGGGCACCACGAGGGCACGCCCGCCGCGCCGCAGCTCGACCGCGCGCGCCGCAGGCGGGAGGCGGACGCCGAGCGGCCGTTCACCGGGCAGCTCGCCGTCGTCACCGGCGCGGGCAGCGGCATCGGGCGGGCCACCGCGCTGGCCTTCGCCGAGCAGGGCGCGGATGTGGTGGTCTGCGACATCGACGCGGAGGCCGCCGAGCGCACGGCCGCGCTGGCCCGGCTGCTGGGTGCCGAGGCGAGCGCGTACCGCGTGGACGTCTCCGACGGCGCCGCGGTGGACGCCTTCGCCGCCGAGGTGGCGGCCGGACACGGCGTCCCGGACATCGTGGTCAACAACGCGGGCGTCGGCCACGCCGGTTCGTTCCTGGAGACGACCGAGAAGGAATGGCGGCGCGTCCTCGACGTCAACCTCTGGGGGGTCATCCACGGCTGCCGCGCCTTCGGCGCCCTGCTGACCGAACGGAACGAGGGCGGGCACATCGTCAACGTCGCCTCGGCCGCCGCCTATCTGCCGTCCCGGGCGCTGGCCGCGTACGCCACCAGCAAGGCCGCCGTCGTGATGCTCTCCGACTGCCTGCGGGCCGAGGTGGCCGGCGCGGGCATCGGCGTGAGCGCGATCTGCCCCGGCGTGATCAAGACCGACATCACGCGGACCACCACGTTCTCCGGGCTGGGCGCCGAGGAGCAGGACGAGCGGCGCCGGCGGGCCACCGACGCCTACTCCCGGCGGAACTACCCGCCGGAGAAGGTCGCCGCCCAGATCCTGCGCGCCGTGCGGAGCAACCGGGCGGTCGTCCCGGTCACGCCGGAGGCCAGGGTCGGGCGCCTGGTCAGCCGCGTCTCCCCCGGCCTGCTGCGCAAGGCGGCCCGCTTCCCGCGCTGA
- a CDS encoding MSMEG_6728 family protein, which yields MQTFLPYPDFARSAGVLDVRRLGKQRVEALQVLRGLTVPGYGWRHHPAVRMWAGYEEALVRYGLEMCRVWVVGGRRDTCAVSLAADFAALGARRRIRRQERLAAGGDVPPWLGDEAFHRGHQSALVRKDPAFYTERFPGVPDDLPYVWPVSDRAGHTPRGLDGVT from the coding sequence GTGCAGACGTTTCTCCCCTATCCCGACTTCGCCCGGTCCGCCGGGGTGCTGGATGTGCGGCGGCTGGGCAAGCAGCGGGTCGAGGCGTTGCAGGTGCTGCGCGGGCTCACCGTGCCGGGATACGGGTGGCGGCACCATCCGGCCGTCCGGATGTGGGCGGGGTACGAGGAGGCGCTGGTCCGGTACGGCCTGGAGATGTGCCGCGTGTGGGTGGTCGGCGGGCGGCGGGACACCTGCGCGGTGTCGCTGGCCGCCGACTTCGCGGCCCTCGGCGCCCGGCGCCGGATCCGCCGCCAGGAGCGGCTGGCGGCCGGCGGGGACGTGCCGCCCTGGCTGGGCGACGAGGCGTTCCACCGCGGCCACCAGTCGGCGCTGGTGCGCAAGGACCCGGCCTTCTACACCGAGCGTTTCCCCGGTGTGCCGGACGATCTGCCCTACGTGTGGCCCGTGTCCGACCGCGCGGGACACACTCCGCGCGGCCTCGACGGCGTCACCTGA